Below is a window of Shinella sp. PSBB067 DNA.
CAAGGATCTCGATCTTCTCATGGAGGCCGTTCGCAACCTGCCCGACATCTACCAGCGCGTAGCACTGATCGTCGCGCGCTGGAGCGGAGCGCGTCGCTCGGAGATTACCCGTCTCGAACTGGATTGCCTCGATGCCTACCAGGATGGAACGCCAAGGTTGCGCATTCCCGCCGGCAAGACCGGAAAGGAGCGGTTGATTCCCCTTCATCCCGAAGCGGCGGCCGCTATCCGGGAGCTGCAAGCGCTTGATCCGCCTGGACGTGGATTCGCCGATGAGCGAACCGGAGTTGTAGTCAGGCGCCTGTTTTCGATGAAGGGACGATGTCTCTCCTCTGACTTCCTATTCGAAGATTCACTGAGTACGGCCTGCCAAGCAGCCGGCCTCGTCGACAACGAAGGCAGACCAAAATACTCGGCACATCGTTTCCGCCACACGATTGGTACGGAACTGATCGAAGGCGGCGCCCGGGTTCATACCGTCATGAAGATGCTCGGGCATACGAGCACGGGGATGACCCTAGTCTATGCCCATCTTAGCGATGCAAGCGTACGCCAGGACTATATGAAGGTACTCGGCCCGGGAGCAGTTGTCGCCGGCTCGCTTGCCGAGGCGCTCAGGACTAGGGCCATGCCAGACGACTCGCTCGCCTGGCTGAAGACAAATTTCTTCCGGACGGAATTGGAACTCGGCCATTGCCTTCGCCTCCCCGAGGAAGGGCCATGCGAATGCGACATGTATCTCACCTGCGCGAAGTTCGTAACAACGCCGGAATATGCACCGCGTTTGCGGGAGCGCCGGTTGCGCGAGATCGCCCTTGCGGATGACGCGCAGGCCAAGGGGTTTCAGCGGGAGGCCGAGCGCCACGACTGCACACGCCGTCGCGTCGAACAGTTGCTTACCGAACTCGGCGAGCAATGGTGATCCATAGCTTGATCTTGATCGCGGCCATCACGAGGGCTTGACATAATTCATATATCCAATAATCTCGATATATGGATAGTAATTCAGCAATCGCGGCGCTCGGCGCCTTGGCCCAGACCACACGGCTGGAGACCTTCCGGCTTCTCGTGCGGCACGAACCCGACGGCATCCCTGCTGGCGAACTGGCCCGCCTCATCGACGTGCCGCAGAACACGATGTCGGCGCATCTCGCCACGCTGTCGCGGGCGGGCCTAGTCACGAGCGAGCGGCAGAGCCGGTCGATCATCTACCGGGCAGACCTCAACGGCCTGCGCGAGTTGACGCTGTTCCTGCTAAAGGACTGCTGCGGCGGATCGACGGAGCTGTGCGCCCCGCTGATCGCCGAGTTGGCGCCCTGCTGCAGCCCGGAGGCGAAGGTGTCATGAACACCATCAGGCTGGAGCAGGTTACTGGCAATGATACCGACCTCAAGGCGGCGTTGACGGACGCCCGT
It encodes the following:
- a CDS encoding helix-turn-helix transcriptional regulator codes for the protein MDSNSAIAALGALAQTTRLETFRLLVRHEPDGIPAGELARLIDVPQNTMSAHLATLSRAGLVTSERQSRSIIYRADLNGLRELTLFLLKDCCGGSTELCAPLIAELAPCCSPEAKVS